From the Kitasatospora viridis genome, one window contains:
- a CDS encoding ROK family protein, whose translation MDNSAGGSVALVFDLGGTWFRSGILDGDRLTDVRQRPAPRRGVDGSDVPQLQRALVRYLVETAEAYRTRHVFDRVGVSLGAAMNGSSGLVLASAPLWGPGRWPLPLAELLTAGAPRFSWAVLNDVSAQAVSLLGEDWPTGSRLAALTVSTGIAYRTIDPVTGHIPLDAVHGLQGEIGHLPARFEWRGAALDLACDCGVANHTSAFASGRGIERILREPLAAELDRYRTVPELAAGCAAGDGPALELLDACTAPLARLLLAQATLDPTVARTVLMGGVVHAFGRLYRESLLRNLDKDPLYLVSAADPGYFGERILISSRPGVEALVGAGLHALRIGD comes from the coding sequence GTGGACAATTCTGCGGGAGGTTCCGTCGCGCTGGTTTTCGACCTGGGCGGGACCTGGTTCCGCAGCGGAATCCTCGATGGTGACCGGCTGACCGACGTACGGCAGCGCCCGGCGCCGCGCAGGGGAGTCGACGGGAGTGACGTCCCGCAACTCCAGCGGGCGCTGGTCCGGTATCTCGTGGAGACCGCCGAGGCTTACCGCACCCGTCACGTGTTCGACCGGGTCGGAGTCTCCCTCGGGGCCGCGATGAACGGCTCCAGCGGTCTGGTGCTGGCCAGCGCCCCTCTGTGGGGGCCGGGCCGCTGGCCGCTGCCGCTGGCGGAGCTGCTGACCGCCGGCGCCCCGCGGTTCTCCTGGGCGGTCCTCAACGACGTCTCGGCGCAGGCGGTCTCGCTGCTGGGCGAGGACTGGCCGACCGGGTCCCGGCTGGCCGCGCTCACGGTCAGCACCGGCATCGCCTACCGGACGATCGACCCCGTGACCGGCCACATCCCGCTGGACGCCGTCCACGGCCTGCAGGGCGAGATCGGCCACCTGCCGGCCCGGTTCGAGTGGCGTGGTGCGGCCCTCGACCTCGCGTGCGACTGCGGAGTCGCCAACCACACCAGTGCCTTCGCGTCCGGGCGGGGGATCGAGCGGATCCTGCGGGAGCCGCTCGCCGCCGAACTCGACCGCTACCGCACGGTGCCGGAGCTCGCGGCCGGCTGTGCGGCGGGCGACGGCCCCGCCCTGGAGCTGCTGGACGCCTGCACCGCGCCGCTGGCCCGGCTGCTGCTCGCCCAGGCGACCCTCGATCCGACGGTCGCCCGAACGGTCCTCATGGGCGGGGTGGTGCACGCCTTCGGCCGGCTTTACCGGGAAAGCCTGCTGCGAAATCTCGACAAGGACCCGCTGTACCTGGTGTCCGCGGCCGATCCCGGATATTTCGGGGAGCGGATCCTGATCAGTTCCCGTCCCGGTGTGGAGGCGCTCGTCGGAGCGGGCCTCCACGCCCTGCGGATCGGCGATTGA
- a CDS encoding DegT/DnrJ/EryC1/StrS family aminotransferase, which translates to MTEQLAILGGPRTNTRDWPIWPRPAAGALKALDDVLHSGRWAVSGPYREQEAYERRFARAFADYAGARHCVPTASGTASLMVALEACGVGAGDEVIIPGISWAANVSTVVGVNAVPVFVDIDPDTYCLDPVAVEAAVTSRTKAIVVVHLYSALADLRALRAVADKHGLALIEDAAQAHGAVYRGRGIGTWGEVGAFSMQHSKLLTAGEGGAAITNDPELARRMELLRADGRAFAPSTPGYGEMELVNTAELMGSNRCLSEFQAAVLLEQLDSLDAENRTRARNAARLDALLTELGHRPQQTSEGTDRRSYYAYCVALDPEVTERVELRVIAGALTAELGFPIKPPYPPLYRTPLYGPRTRPRFAISEEHLARIDRREVDLPVTERTQRTVLNFHHAALLADPEQIESIAAAVAKVTANLSALSS; encoded by the coding sequence ATGACCGAACAGCTGGCCATCCTGGGCGGACCCAGGACGAACACCCGTGACTGGCCGATCTGGCCCCGGCCGGCCGCCGGCGCCCTGAAGGCACTGGACGACGTGCTGCACTCGGGCCGGTGGGCGGTCTCCGGCCCGTACCGCGAGCAGGAGGCCTACGAGCGCCGGTTCGCCCGCGCCTTCGCCGACTACGCCGGTGCCCGGCACTGCGTCCCGACGGCCAGCGGCACCGCCAGCCTGATGGTGGCACTGGAGGCCTGCGGTGTGGGCGCCGGTGACGAGGTCATCATCCCCGGCATCTCCTGGGCGGCCAACGTGTCGACCGTGGTGGGCGTCAACGCGGTGCCGGTCTTCGTCGACATCGACCCGGACACCTACTGCCTGGACCCGGTGGCCGTCGAGGCGGCCGTCACCAGCCGTACCAAGGCCATCGTGGTGGTCCACCTGTACAGCGCGCTGGCGGACCTGCGGGCGCTGCGCGCGGTCGCCGACAAGCACGGGCTGGCGCTGATCGAGGACGCGGCCCAGGCGCACGGCGCGGTCTACCGCGGTCGCGGCATCGGGACCTGGGGCGAGGTCGGTGCCTTCAGCATGCAGCACAGCAAGCTGCTCACCGCAGGGGAGGGCGGCGCGGCGATCACCAACGACCCCGAGCTCGCCCGGCGCATGGAGCTGCTGCGCGCCGACGGCCGCGCCTTCGCCCCCAGCACCCCGGGCTACGGCGAGATGGAGCTGGTCAACACCGCCGAACTGATGGGCAGCAACCGGTGCCTGTCGGAGTTCCAGGCTGCGGTCCTGCTGGAACAGCTCGACTCGCTGGACGCGGAGAACCGGACCCGGGCGCGGAACGCGGCCCGGCTCGACGCACTGCTGACCGAGCTGGGCCACCGGCCGCAGCAGACCTCGGAGGGCACCGACCGCCGCTCCTACTACGCCTACTGCGTGGCCCTGGACCCGGAGGTGACCGAGCGGGTCGAGCTGCGGGTGATCGCCGGCGCGCTCACCGCCGAGCTCGGCTTCCCGATCAAGCCGCCGTACCCGCCGCTGTACCGGACGCCGCTGTACGGCCCGCGCACCCGCCCCCGGTTCGCGATCAGCGAGGAGCACCTCGCCCGGATCGACCGGCGCGAGGTCGACCTGCCGGTCACCGAGCGGACCCAGCGGACGGTGCTGAACTTCCACCACGCGGCGCTGCTGGCCGACCCCGAGCAGATCGAGTCCATCGCCGCCGCGGTCGCCAAGGTGACGGCCAACCTCTCGGCGCTGAGCTCGTGA
- a CDS encoding sedoheptulose 7-phosphate cyclase yields the protein MSWDVRYRHVFEYSIRTTQGIFDPENRTLAELAGMSADANQLLVVDEGMHAHWGDRIRAYARAHAPRARIVTIDAVEEHKSVEAVLRIAAEADAAKIVRRSAPIVAIGGGVLTDIVGLAASVYRRGTPYVRVPSTLIGMVDAAVGAKTAVNAHGHKNRLGTYYPASWTVIDTGLLSTVPMRHLANGVAEIIKMALVGDPELFELLAADPGQLLRERLLTAPGREIIVKSVEGMLRELEPNLLEKDLRRLVDFGHTFSPALELAADSELLHGEAVAVDMALCTVLAAGRGLVPAALRDRILWLLQAYGLPVTVPWATADLLWAGFEDSVRHRDGAQNFVVPVGFGRADFLQDVTRDEVVAAWQELQELTAVESAHAYV from the coding sequence GTGTCCTGGGACGTCCGCTACCGCCACGTCTTCGAATACTCGATCCGGACCACCCAGGGAATATTCGATCCGGAGAACCGGACCCTGGCGGAACTCGCCGGCATGTCCGCCGACGCGAACCAGCTGCTGGTGGTCGACGAGGGGATGCACGCGCACTGGGGTGACCGGATCCGCGCGTACGCCCGGGCGCACGCGCCCCGGGCGCGGATCGTCACCATCGACGCGGTGGAGGAGCACAAGAGCGTCGAGGCGGTGCTGCGGATCGCCGCCGAGGCGGACGCGGCGAAGATCGTCCGTCGCTCGGCCCCGATCGTGGCGATCGGCGGCGGGGTGCTGACCGACATCGTGGGCCTGGCCGCGAGCGTCTACCGGCGCGGCACGCCGTACGTGCGGGTGCCGTCCACGCTGATCGGCATGGTGGACGCGGCCGTCGGCGCCAAGACCGCGGTCAACGCGCACGGCCACAAGAACCGCCTGGGCACCTACTACCCGGCGAGCTGGACCGTGATCGACACCGGGCTGCTCTCCACCGTGCCGATGCGGCACCTCGCCAACGGCGTCGCCGAGATCATCAAGATGGCGTTGGTCGGCGACCCCGAACTCTTCGAACTGCTCGCCGCCGACCCCGGACAGCTGCTGCGCGAGCGACTGCTGACCGCGCCCGGCCGGGAGATCATCGTCAAGTCGGTCGAGGGCATGCTGCGCGAGCTGGAGCCGAACCTGCTGGAGAAGGACCTGCGGCGGCTGGTCGACTTCGGCCACACCTTCAGCCCGGCGCTCGAACTGGCCGCGGACAGCGAGTTGTTGCACGGCGAGGCGGTGGCCGTCGACATGGCGCTGTGCACCGTGCTCGCCGCCGGACGGGGCCTGGTCCCCGCGGCCCTGCGCGACCGGATCCTGTGGCTGCTGCAGGCGTACGGTCTGCCGGTCACCGTCCCGTGGGCCACCGCCGATCTGCTCTGGGCGGGCTTCGAGGACTCGGTGCGGCACCGCGACGGTGCCCAGAACTTCGTGGTCCCGGTGGGATTCGGCCGCGCCGACTTCCTGCAGGACGTCACCCGCGACGAGGTGGTCGCGGCCTGGCAGGAGCTCCAGGAGCTCACCGCGGTGGAGAGCGCCCATGCCTACGTCTGA
- a CDS encoding leucyl/phenylalanyl-tRNA--protein transferase: protein MPVDDWSAVELDRALPEQPCVMGGNISAQSLLNAYRNGFYPLPTDDPDTAEENEVRYSDLVDSGNIRIMPTEHPLGPYATRWWNPDSRPVIAPNEAHLSKTLRRLLRNTYDWTTTADTAFAQVVDACAAERQPPWLTGSLKTALLELHEQGWAHSVEVWSGAELIAGVFGIAFGSVFSIDSTFHTVNDAGKIAFADAQDRLSGNPGVLLDLQWPQHYLGSLGAHWKSRTEYLGTVGDIDARVAFSTDRRPAARLAPAAVSVPRSKQSGKN, encoded by the coding sequence GTGCCAGTGGACGACTGGTCTGCCGTCGAACTCGACCGGGCGCTTCCGGAGCAGCCCTGCGTCATGGGCGGGAACATATCGGCGCAATCACTTCTGAACGCCTACCGGAATGGCTTCTACCCGCTTCCGACCGATGATCCGGACACCGCCGAGGAGAACGAGGTCAGGTATTCCGACCTGGTGGATTCCGGGAACATCAGGATCATGCCGACCGAGCACCCGCTGGGGCCCTACGCGACGCGCTGGTGGAATCCGGACAGCCGTCCGGTGATCGCGCCGAACGAGGCGCACCTGTCGAAGACCCTGCGGCGCCTGCTCCGCAACACCTACGACTGGACCACCACGGCCGACACGGCGTTCGCCCAGGTGGTCGACGCCTGTGCAGCCGAACGTCAACCACCGTGGCTGACGGGGTCGTTGAAGACAGCACTGCTGGAGCTTCACGAGCAGGGCTGGGCCCACAGCGTCGAGGTGTGGTCCGGCGCGGAACTCATCGCCGGCGTGTTCGGCATCGCCTTCGGTTCGGTGTTCAGCATCGACTCGACGTTCCACACCGTGAACGACGCCGGGAAAATCGCTTTCGCGGATGCCCAGGACCGCCTCTCCGGGAATCCTGGCGTGCTGCTCGACCTGCAATGGCCCCAGCATTATCTCGGCAGCCTCGGCGCACATTGGAAGAGCCGCACGGAATACCTGGGAACGGTCGGCGACATCGACGCGCGAGTGGCTTTCTCCACCGACCGCCGACCGGCCGCACGACTGGCCCCTGCCGCCGTTTCCGTGCCGCGTTCCAAGCAGTCCGGCAAGAACTAG
- a CDS encoding non-ribosomal peptide synthetase encodes MSSTLASEDAWTSLVLTSAEQHPDTVCLEFAGTSLTFREFVDQARSLAARLDDTGIRSGDRVLLLADRGLVPSIGVLGAVLAGAVVVPVDPALPREQLRWRVTDAAVRAAVVDTANATDALLAELAVPTVEVVPGVVPAHDPVPAHRSAPGPENPAYVIYTSGSTGRPKGVEVAHGALATMTRVHGDLLFREGDGERRLDRVAFNNPISADAFFADLAALAAGRTGVVVDDATRRDPEAMADWLVHHRIDVLDATPTQVQSMLLAGRAEAVAGLGLLVLGGEAVSAQLWQRLRDIPGPRILNMYGPTECTVDVTWADLRADGERPVIGRAVPGTELFLADDRLRPVAAGEQGELLVAGAQLALGYLNNPEQTASRFVSYTPADGIPRRVYRTGDRASIDERGLLGFHGRLDEQVQVSGYRVELNEVTVALEAAPGVAQACVFPVTDALGATVLHAGVVLERSGAPLDAVEGHLREQLPAAARPRLHVVPQLPLGPTGKADRAAVRAMIDPSEPAGPVRAAATGLPATTADRLGALWQQVLGLESVGPRDSFFGLGGDSLTATKLTVQVRREFGVKVSVKAIFEADSLTDYASAVEALVTASG; translated from the coding sequence GTGAGTTCCACCCTGGCCTCGGAAGATGCCTGGACATCCCTGGTCCTGACTTCGGCAGAACAGCACCCGGACACCGTTTGCCTGGAATTCGCGGGCACCTCCCTGACGTTCCGCGAGTTCGTCGACCAGGCCCGGTCACTGGCCGCCCGACTCGACGACACGGGCATTCGCAGCGGGGACCGGGTGCTGCTGCTCGCCGATCGCGGTCTCGTGCCGTCGATCGGCGTGCTCGGCGCCGTGCTGGCCGGCGCCGTGGTGGTGCCGGTGGATCCGGCGCTGCCGCGCGAGCAACTGCGGTGGCGGGTGACCGACGCCGCCGTCCGGGCTGCGGTGGTGGACACCGCGAACGCGACCGACGCGCTGCTCGCCGAGCTGGCCGTGCCGACGGTCGAGGTGGTTCCCGGCGTCGTGCCGGCGCACGACCCGGTCCCCGCGCACCGGTCGGCACCGGGCCCGGAGAACCCGGCGTACGTCATCTACACCTCCGGATCCACCGGGCGCCCCAAGGGAGTCGAGGTGGCGCACGGGGCCCTGGCGACCATGACCCGGGTGCACGGCGACCTGCTGTTCCGCGAGGGCGACGGCGAACGCCGGCTCGACCGGGTCGCGTTCAACAACCCGATCTCGGCCGACGCGTTCTTCGCCGACCTGGCGGCCCTGGCCGCCGGGCGAACCGGCGTGGTGGTGGACGACGCCACCCGTCGCGACCCGGAGGCGATGGCCGACTGGCTGGTGCACCACCGGATCGACGTCCTCGACGCCACTCCGACCCAGGTGCAGAGCATGCTGCTGGCCGGCCGGGCCGAGGCCGTCGCCGGGCTCGGGCTGCTGGTGCTCGGCGGCGAGGCCGTGTCGGCCCAGCTGTGGCAGCGGCTGCGGGACATCCCGGGGCCGCGGATCCTCAACATGTACGGACCCACCGAGTGCACCGTCGACGTGACCTGGGCGGATCTGCGGGCCGACGGCGAGCGGCCGGTGATCGGGCGGGCCGTGCCCGGCACCGAGCTGTTCCTGGCCGACGACCGGCTGCGCCCGGTCGCCGCCGGCGAGCAGGGTGAACTGCTCGTCGCCGGAGCCCAGTTGGCCCTTGGCTACCTGAACAACCCGGAGCAGACGGCATCCCGCTTCGTCTCCTACACCCCCGCCGACGGCATCCCGCGCCGGGTGTACCGGACCGGCGACCGCGCCAGCATCGACGAGCGCGGACTGCTCGGGTTCCACGGCCGCCTGGACGAGCAGGTCCAGGTCAGCGGGTACCGGGTGGAACTCAACGAGGTGACCGTGGCGTTGGAGGCCGCGCCGGGCGTGGCTCAGGCCTGCGTCTTCCCCGTCACCGACGCCCTCGGTGCCACCGTGCTGCACGCCGGTGTGGTCCTGGAGCGGTCCGGCGCGCCGCTGGATGCGGTCGAGGGCCACCTGCGGGAGCAGTTGCCCGCTGCCGCCCGGCCGCGCCTGCACGTCGTGCCCCAGCTGCCGCTGGGTCCGACCGGCAAGGCCGACCGGGCCGCGGTCCGCGCGATGATCGACCCGTCCGAGCCCGCCGGACCCGTCCGGGCGGCGGCGACCGGGCTGCCGGCGACCACGGCGGACCGCCTGGGCGCACTGTGGCAGCAAGTGCTCGGCCTGGAGTCGGTCGGACCCCGGGACAGCTTCTTCGGCCTCGGCGGAGACTCGCTGACCGCGACCAAACTGACGGTGCAGGTGCGCCGCGAGTTCGGGGTCAAGGTCTCGGTGAAGGCCATCTTCGAGGCCGACTCGCTGACCGACTACGCGTCCGCGGTCGAGGCGCTGGTGACCGCCTCGGGCTGA
- a CDS encoding condensation domain-containing protein, producing the protein MTAATRRAAVLHRGPAALSQQLELERCHGRPDEAPRMFNATYTVAGPLDLERLRDALARVVARHSALRTSFEVGSDGVWALVHETAPVPLRVVELAADAGADPGTELDRLIDAESRRPLDRSAAPLFRLLVVRTGAGSHVLVFTFDHVIADGYALDLFLRDLSAAYATGPGVVDGPAGARTENAFLEWAEQQRQEIAAGEWAEAVDHWRAVLGTGPAASSIALPGHRGGERREQTADPAVESRCRQFPIGTELARGINRFAHAERLTEYSVGLAALNVLVATLTGLDRVTVNSTFLNRMDDTQLATVGWYACGMFPSTDVDRAQTFAEFADTTQEAVAEAIMHAGLPAGYLRRQIWTEGSAQARPLPIVYFMSGEDWGAGLELAGTTVAIREQEEEVDTYGIQFWITRDATGGHLHVLHLDSEYPPEAADALGRAYLDALRLLLDEPSRPLAESMRLIEGGFTAS; encoded by the coding sequence GTGACGGCAGCCACACGCCGGGCCGCGGTGCTGCACCGCGGCCCGGCGGCCCTCTCCCAGCAGCTGGAGCTGGAGCGCTGCCACGGGCGGCCCGACGAGGCGCCGCGGATGTTCAACGCCACCTACACGGTCGCCGGCCCGCTGGACCTCGAACGGCTGCGGGACGCGCTGGCCCGGGTCGTCGCGCGGCACTCGGCGCTGCGCACCTCGTTCGAGGTGGGGTCCGACGGCGTGTGGGCGCTCGTCCACGAGACGGCGCCGGTGCCGCTGCGGGTGGTCGAGCTCGCCGCGGACGCCGGCGCGGACCCCGGGACCGAGCTGGACCGGCTGATCGACGCCGAGTCGCGCCGCCCGCTCGACCGGTCGGCCGCGCCGTTGTTCCGGCTGCTGGTGGTCCGGACCGGCGCCGGATCCCATGTGCTGGTCTTCACCTTCGACCACGTGATCGCCGACGGCTACGCCCTGGACCTGTTCCTGCGGGACCTGTCGGCGGCCTACGCCACCGGCCCCGGGGTCGTCGACGGCCCGGCCGGGGCGCGGACCGAGAACGCCTTCCTGGAGTGGGCCGAGCAGCAGCGGCAGGAGATCGCGGCCGGTGAGTGGGCGGAGGCCGTGGACCACTGGCGCGCGGTCCTCGGCACCGGCCCGGCCGCCTCCTCCATCGCGCTGCCCGGTCACCGCGGCGGCGAGCGGCGGGAGCAGACGGCCGATCCGGCGGTGGAGTCCCGCTGCCGGCAGTTCCCGATCGGCACCGAGCTGGCGCGGGGGATCAACCGGTTCGCCCACGCCGAGCGGCTGACGGAGTACAGCGTGGGCCTGGCCGCGCTGAACGTCCTGGTGGCGACGCTGACCGGACTCGACCGAGTGACCGTCAACAGCACGTTCCTCAACCGGATGGACGACACCCAGCTGGCCACGGTCGGCTGGTACGCCTGCGGGATGTTCCCCAGCACCGACGTCGACCGCGCCCAGACCTTCGCCGAGTTCGCCGACACCACCCAGGAGGCCGTCGCCGAGGCGATCATGCACGCGGGGCTCCCGGCCGGCTACCTGCGGCGGCAGATCTGGACCGAGGGGTCGGCACAGGCACGGCCGCTGCCGATCGTCTACTTCATGTCCGGTGAGGACTGGGGGGCCGGCCTGGAACTGGCCGGCACCACGGTGGCGATCCGCGAGCAGGAGGAGGAGGTGGACACCTACGGGATCCAGTTCTGGATCACCCGGGACGCCACCGGCGGCCACCTGCACGTGCTGCACCTGGACAGCGAGTACCCGCCGGAGGCGGCCGACGCGCTGGGCCGGGCCTACCTGGACGCGCTGCGCCTGCTGCTCGACGAGCCGTCGCGCCCGCTGGCCGAGTCGATGCGGCTGATCGAGGGGGGGTTCACGGCGTCATGA
- a CDS encoding MFS transporter produces MKVRILLTEVLGERSFRRQYLARAVSAFGTAMAPIGLSFAILDRGGSAADLGVVLTAGSIAMITLLLFAGVWADKYPRNRLMALADLVRVVSQGALAAAILAGWTNLWFIAATQVVSGAASGLFSPASSGLTVLTAKPSRLQESNSLLSTTNTALAAVGPLVAAVLIGTVGPGWCLAADAASFALSALFCSGIVLRPRPARQDGDAAEPGFLTELRQGWTEVSTRSWIWSTILACAAWQVLYSSFVVLGPAVAKQSFGGAGGWAAVLTAVSIGSALGGLLGFVWKPRRPMLVSTAVQVGLVPMVLLVAVRAPLVLVLLTALLAGIAQTYPDLLWKLTLQQHVPEEAMSRVSSYDWLGSVAMNPLSFVLAAALSSTFGVVTTLTGAAVMLVVVTALVLLVPSIRTIRRIETEEPTEEPTEDRAPGVPEPAGQSA; encoded by the coding sequence ATGAAGGTGCGCATCCTGCTGACCGAGGTGCTGGGCGAGCGGTCGTTCCGCCGCCAGTACCTCGCCAGGGCGGTCTCCGCCTTCGGCACCGCGATGGCCCCGATCGGTCTGTCCTTCGCGATCCTCGACAGGGGCGGCAGCGCGGCGGACCTCGGCGTGGTGCTCACAGCCGGCTCGATCGCCATGATCACGCTGCTGCTGTTCGCGGGTGTCTGGGCGGACAAGTACCCGCGCAACCGGCTGATGGCGCTGGCCGACCTGGTCCGGGTGGTGTCCCAGGGCGCGCTGGCCGCGGCCATCCTGGCGGGGTGGACGAACCTCTGGTTCATCGCCGCCACCCAGGTGGTCTCCGGGGCCGCGAGCGGCCTCTTCTCCCCGGCGTCGAGCGGACTGACCGTGCTGACGGCCAAGCCGTCACGGCTGCAGGAGTCCAACTCGCTGCTGTCGACCACCAACACGGCGCTGGCCGCCGTCGGCCCGCTGGTCGCGGCAGTGCTGATCGGCACGGTCGGTCCGGGCTGGTGCCTGGCGGCGGACGCCGCCTCGTTCGCGCTCAGCGCGCTGTTCTGCTCCGGCATCGTGCTCCGTCCCCGCCCCGCCCGGCAGGACGGCGACGCGGCCGAGCCGGGCTTCCTCACCGAGCTCCGGCAGGGCTGGACCGAGGTCAGCACCCGAAGCTGGATCTGGTCGACCATCCTGGCCTGCGCGGCCTGGCAGGTGCTCTACTCCAGTTTCGTGGTCCTCGGACCGGCAGTGGCCAAGCAGAGCTTCGGCGGCGCCGGCGGCTGGGCCGCCGTGCTGACCGCGGTCAGCATCGGCAGCGCGCTCGGCGGGTTGCTCGGCTTCGTCTGGAAGCCCCGGCGGCCCATGCTGGTGAGCACCGCGGTGCAGGTGGGGCTGGTGCCGATGGTGCTGCTGGTCGCCGTGCGGGCCCCGCTGGTGCTGGTCCTGCTGACCGCGCTGCTGGCCGGCATCGCGCAGACCTACCCCGACCTGCTGTGGAAGCTGACGTTGCAACAGCACGTGCCGGAGGAGGCGATGTCCCGGGTCTCCTCCTACGACTGGCTCGGCTCGGTGGCGATGAACCCGCTCTCCTTCGTGCTCGCGGCCGCGCTGTCCTCGACCTTCGGCGTGGTGACGACCCTCACCGGGGCGGCGGTCATGCTGGTGGTGGTGACCGCTCTGGTGCTGCTGGTGCCGAGCATCCGCACCATCCGCCGGATCGAGACCGAGGAGCCGACCGAGGAGCCGACCGAGGACCGGGCACCCGGGGTGCCCGAGCCGGCCGGGCAGTCGGCCTGA
- a CDS encoding MDR/zinc-dependent alcohol dehydrogenase-like family protein: MPTSEALVRDGLDFRVVRREYDAEDGALRARVLRTGICGTDRQIARRIRPDSADVLGHEGLGELTDPTTGQSRHVVFNPVSEDDQDHILGHSYDGLMQHQLTIGPGSLPEAGLLPALPGLPLDLSCLVEPLATAVYAWDIVRTRTAPGRAVVLGAGTAGLLVGLAGAVAGVEVEILHRRAERAEHLRALGLAEGLPLRFGTGSRLPHGGADCAFVCVPREGAQHALETAFELVGPGGVIDLFGGFGPGDRHHRCPGTDLGEVRRRNVCGRPVPPALQPAGPDAGGPLLTGHRGSNAEHLLRAQQLLLEHQEVFAKTITRVVSLQRAAAVMNRIATGAGEGPGEQIKTLVDLTLEGDRERTVDLSDTVPPSAPSKPNENGVEQA, encoded by the coding sequence ATGCCTACGTCTGAGGCCCTGGTGCGCGACGGCCTGGACTTCCGGGTCGTCCGCCGGGAGTACGACGCCGAGGACGGCGCGCTCCGGGCGCGCGTCCTGCGCACCGGCATCTGCGGGACGGACCGCCAGATCGCCCGACGGATCAGACCGGACAGCGCCGACGTGCTCGGGCACGAGGGGCTCGGCGAACTGACCGACCCGACGACCGGGCAGTCGCGCCACGTCGTCTTCAACCCGGTCAGCGAGGACGACCAGGACCACATCCTCGGGCACAGCTACGACGGACTGATGCAGCACCAGCTGACGATCGGTCCGGGATCGCTGCCCGAGGCCGGTCTGCTGCCCGCGCTGCCCGGGCTGCCGCTCGACCTCTCCTGCCTGGTCGAGCCGCTGGCGACGGCGGTGTACGCCTGGGACATCGTCAGGACCCGGACCGCCCCCGGGCGGGCGGTCGTGCTCGGAGCCGGGACGGCCGGGTTGCTGGTCGGCCTGGCCGGCGCCGTGGCCGGTGTCGAGGTGGAGATCCTCCACCGCCGTGCCGAACGGGCGGAGCACCTGCGGGCCCTCGGCCTCGCGGAGGGCCTGCCGCTGCGCTTCGGCACGGGCTCCCGGCTTCCGCACGGCGGTGCCGACTGCGCCTTCGTCTGCGTCCCCCGGGAGGGCGCCCAGCACGCCCTGGAGACCGCGTTCGAGCTGGTCGGGCCGGGCGGTGTGATCGACCTCTTCGGCGGCTTCGGCCCCGGCGACCGGCACCACCGCTGCCCCGGCACGGACCTCGGCGAGGTGCGGCGGCGCAACGTCTGCGGCCGACCGGTCCCACCCGCCCTGCAACCGGCCGGACCGGACGCAGGGGGCCCGCTGCTCACCGGCCACCGCGGCTCCAACGCCGAACACCTCCTGCGGGCGCAGCAGTTGCTGCTGGAGCACCAGGAGGTCTTCGCCAAGACGATCACTCGGGTGGTCTCCCTGCAACGGGCCGCCGCGGTGATGAACCGGATCGCGACCGGCGCCGGCGAGGGCCCCGGGGAGCAGATCAAGACGCTGGTGGACCTGACTTTGGAGGGTGACCGGGAACGGACCGTCGACCTGAGCGACACCGTGCCGCCGTCCGCCCCGAGCAAGCCGAACGAGAACGGAGTTGAGCAAGCATGA
- a CDS encoding methyltransferase domain-containing protein yields MDERFAEFERSGWARRSRTYDEGFGAMTAALHPALLDAAGVGPGVRMLEVGCGSGRLSALALSRGAEVVATDAVAQMVDVAAEALPAAKVLRAELPGLPFGDAGFDAAVGAFVINHVPDPPAAARDLARVVRPGGRVLLSCWAALADNRAQGLFFDAVAEAGAAPPAHLPGSSPFARHADPEAFTALLTDAGLTDVRVTRADWPHHVDPARWWQDVLAGTVLTSAVLEGQDAATLTRIRAAYDRLVTRYATPEGLVALPVAALVATGVRPLD; encoded by the coding sequence ATGGACGAACGTTTCGCGGAGTTCGAACGGAGCGGTTGGGCCCGCCGCAGCCGCACCTACGACGAGGGCTTCGGCGCGATGACCGCCGCCCTGCACCCGGCGCTGCTCGACGCGGCCGGGGTCGGCCCGGGCGTCCGCATGCTGGAAGTCGGCTGCGGCAGCGGGCGGTTGTCCGCCCTGGCGCTCTCCCGGGGCGCGGAGGTGGTGGCCACCGACGCCGTCGCGCAGATGGTGGACGTCGCCGCCGAGGCGCTGCCCGCCGCCAAGGTGCTCCGCGCCGAACTGCCCGGCCTGCCCTTCGGTGACGCCGGGTTCGACGCGGCCGTCGGCGCGTTCGTGATCAACCACGTGCCCGACCCGCCGGCCGCCGCCCGCGACCTCGCGCGGGTGGTCCGCCCGGGTGGCCGGGTGCTGCTGTCCTGCTGGGCCGCCCTGGCGGACAACCGTGCCCAGGGCCTCTTCTTCGACGCGGTTGCCGAGGCCGGCGCGGCGCCCCCGGCCCACCTCCCCGGCAGCTCGCCGTTCGCCCGGCACGCCGACCCCGAGGCCTTCACCGCCCTGCTGACCGACGCCGGCCTCACCGACGTCCGGGTCACCCGGGCCGACTGGCCGCACCACGTCGACCCGGCCCGCTGGTGGCAGGACGTCCTCGCGGGCACCGTCCTCACCTCCGCCGTGCTCGAAGGCCAGGACGCCGCCACCCTGACCCGGATCCGCGCCGCCTACGACCGCCTGGTCACCCGCTACGCCACCCCCGAGGGCCTGGTCGCCCTCCCGGTCGCCGCCCTGGTCGCGACCGGAGTCCGCCCGCTCGACTGA